From Sander lucioperca isolate FBNREF2018 chromosome 14, SLUC_FBN_1.2, whole genome shotgun sequence, the proteins below share one genomic window:
- the surf6 gene encoding surfeit locus protein 6 isoform X2 gives MDLASKDSYIQKLASKVLSQRDQEPQKRPFAYFKGKNDTGPPKKKKKCKKKNFKEKGIDKKPATSKSQQKPSPSAAAQKGAATAKLKGSKTQSINGSTTQAKGGNVESNFSTVDVLRKRLHEKIEESRGQGAPKNAASEAVQAKRAKRKLERERKKRKRKEFRMKKLAEESGQEQQPEIKQEAECVPAASKRNETAIVFNKVETVEEVYIDKVQKKKNKKQSMKGQITPLTGKNYKQLLSRVEARKAKLEQLREKDEGKAREMEEKMKWTNLLYKAEGIKIKDDEEMLRSSLKKKEKRRTQRKKQWNSRSETIIEKMQHRQDKRKKNIQKHKNVKMENKKNRARKKGRVLPEDLKKASV, from the exons cTTATTTCAAGGGTAAAAATGACACGGGTCctccaaagaagaagaaaaagtgtAAAAAGAAGAATTTCAAAGAAAAAGGCATCGATAAGAAACCAGCTACTTCTAAATCCCAACAAAAGCCTTCACCCTCTGCTGCAGCACAGAAAGGAGCGGCCACAGCGAAACTGAAAGGCTCCAAAACTCAGAGCATAAACGGATCTACAACACAGGC taaaGGAGGGAATGTAGAGTCCAACTTCTCCACAGTAGATGTACTACGCAAGAGACTTCATGAAAAGATCGAGGAGTCCAGAGGGCAG GGAGCCCCTAAGAATGCAGCATCAGAGGCAGTCCAGGCAAAGCGAGCAAAACGAAAGCTGGAACGGGAGCgcaaaaagaggaagagaaaagagtTTCGGATGAAGAAACTAGCTGAAGAAAGTGGCCAAGAACAGCAGCCAGAGataaaacaggaagcagagTGTGTCCCTGCTGCAAGCAAAAGAAATGAAACCGCCATCGTCTTCAACAAGGTGGAGACAGTGGAAGAGGTGTACATAGACAAGGTgcagaaaaagaagaacaagaaacAGAGTATGAAGGGCCAGATAACACCACTGACGGGGAAGAACTACAAGCAGCTGCTCAGTCGCGTGGAGGCTCGCAAAGCAAAGCTGGAACAGCTGAGGGAGAAAGATGAGGGGAAGGCACGCGAGATGGAGGAGAAGATGAAGTGGACCAACTTGCTTTATAAGGCAGAGGGCATCAAAATCAAAGACGACGAGGAGATGCTGCGCTCCTCCTTGAAAAAGAAGGAGAAGAGGCGTACTCAGCGAAAGAAGCAGTGGAACTCGCGTAGTGAGACCATCATAGAGAAGATGCAGCATCGTCAGGACAAGAGAAAGAAGAATATCCAGAAACACAAGAACGTCAAAATGGAAAACAAGAAGAACAGGGCACGGAAGAAAGGCAGAGTGCTCCCTGAGGACTTGAAAAAAGCATCGGTTTAG
- the surf6 gene encoding surfeit locus protein 6 isoform X1 → MDLASKDSYIQKLASKVLSQRDQEPQKRPFAYFKGKNDTGPPKKKKKCKKKNFKEKGIDKKPATSKSQQKPSPSAAAQKGAATAKLKGSKTQSINGSTTQAPKGGNVESNFSTVDVLRKRLHEKIEESRGQGAPKNAASEAVQAKRAKRKLERERKKRKRKEFRMKKLAEESGQEQQPEIKQEAECVPAASKRNETAIVFNKVETVEEVYIDKVQKKKNKKQSMKGQITPLTGKNYKQLLSRVEARKAKLEQLREKDEGKAREMEEKMKWTNLLYKAEGIKIKDDEEMLRSSLKKKEKRRTQRKKQWNSRSETIIEKMQHRQDKRKKNIQKHKNVKMENKKNRARKKGRVLPEDLKKASV, encoded by the exons cTTATTTCAAGGGTAAAAATGACACGGGTCctccaaagaagaagaaaaagtgtAAAAAGAAGAATTTCAAAGAAAAAGGCATCGATAAGAAACCAGCTACTTCTAAATCCCAACAAAAGCCTTCACCCTCTGCTGCAGCACAGAAAGGAGCGGCCACAGCGAAACTGAAAGGCTCCAAAACTCAGAGCATAAACGGATCTACAACACAGGCCCCTAAAG GAGGGAATGTAGAGTCCAACTTCTCCACAGTAGATGTACTACGCAAGAGACTTCATGAAAAGATCGAGGAGTCCAGAGGGCAG GGAGCCCCTAAGAATGCAGCATCAGAGGCAGTCCAGGCAAAGCGAGCAAAACGAAAGCTGGAACGGGAGCgcaaaaagaggaagagaaaagagtTTCGGATGAAGAAACTAGCTGAAGAAAGTGGCCAAGAACAGCAGCCAGAGataaaacaggaagcagagTGTGTCCCTGCTGCAAGCAAAAGAAATGAAACCGCCATCGTCTTCAACAAGGTGGAGACAGTGGAAGAGGTGTACATAGACAAGGTgcagaaaaagaagaacaagaaacAGAGTATGAAGGGCCAGATAACACCACTGACGGGGAAGAACTACAAGCAGCTGCTCAGTCGCGTGGAGGCTCGCAAAGCAAAGCTGGAACAGCTGAGGGAGAAAGATGAGGGGAAGGCACGCGAGATGGAGGAGAAGATGAAGTGGACCAACTTGCTTTATAAGGCAGAGGGCATCAAAATCAAAGACGACGAGGAGATGCTGCGCTCCTCCTTGAAAAAGAAGGAGAAGAGGCGTACTCAGCGAAAGAAGCAGTGGAACTCGCGTAGTGAGACCATCATAGAGAAGATGCAGCATCGTCAGGACAAGAGAAAGAAGAATATCCAGAAACACAAGAACGTCAAAATGGAAAACAAGAAGAACAGGGCACGGAAGAAAGGCAGAGTGCTCCCTGAGGACTTGAAAAAAGCATCGGTTTAG
- the kyat1 gene encoding kynurenine--oxoglutarate transaminase 1 isoform X1 has translation MGIIRKLAANITLTPQSSIRNHHKIIMSRRLNARRTEGVDKNVWVEFTKLAADYKVVNLGQGFPDFSPPKFVQEAFCKAVSGGPQMHQYTRAFGHPPLVKSLAKFFSRIVGHEIDPLEDVLVTVGAYQALFCAFQALIDEGDEVIIVEPFFDCYQPMVKMVGGKAVYVPLRPKVEGSAVLSSGDWVLSAEELASKFTPRTKAIVINTPNNPLGKVYKTEELQMIADLCIKHDVLCISDEVYEWLTYDGNKHVKIASLPGMWERTITIGSGGKTFSATGWKVGWVISSGHIIKHMKTIHQNCVYHCPTAAQEAVACGFEREYQLFGTPESYFQQLPAMLQQKRKKLALCLESVGLQPIMPEGGYFMIADISSVKVDLNDQSTKDEPNDFRFVKWLTKEKGLATIPVSAFYSPEHSKEFDKYIRFCFVKEDSTLDAAEDILIKWSQGQ, from the exons ATGGGAATAATCAGGAAGCTTGCCGCTAATATAACGTTAACTCCTCAGAGTTCAATTAGAAACCATCATAAG ataATAATGTCACGACGACTTAatgcacgcagaactgaaggtgTCGATAAAAATGTTTG GGTGGAATTCACAAAACTGGCAGCCGACTACAAAGTGGTGAACCTTGGACAAGGATTTCCTGACTTCTCCCCTCCCAAGTTTGTCCAGGAGGCTTTTTGTAAAGCTGTGAGTGGAGGACCTCAAATGCACCAGTATACCCGAGCTTTT GGCCATCCTCCTCTTGTAAAAAGTCTGGCTAAATTCTTCAGTAGGATTGTGGGACATGAGATTGATCCTCTTGAAGACGTCCTGGTCACAGTTGGAGCTTATCAGGCTCTCTTCTGTGCATTTCAAGCTCTGATTGATGAAGGGGATGAG GTCATAATTGTTGAACCGTTCTTTGACTGCTACCAGCCAATGGTGAAGATGGTTGGAGGAAAGGCAGTTTATGTGCCTCTGAGGCCA AAAGTTGAGGGAAGTGCTGTCCTGTCAAGTGGAGATTGGGTTCTTTCTGCTGAGGAGCTGGCCAGTAAATTCACTCCACGCACAAAAGCCATTGTTATCAACACTCCCAACAACCCACTGGGCAAG GTTTACAAGACTGAAGAGCTCCAAATGATTGCTGATCTGTGTATCAAACATGACGTGCTGTGCATCAGTGATGAGGTGTACGAGTGGCTGACttatgatggaaacaagcaTGTAAAGATAG CCAGCCTTCCTGGCATGTGGGAACGAACCATCACCattggcagtggtggaaagaCCTTCAGTGCTACTGGCTGGAAG gttGGCTGGGTCATCAGCTCTGGGCATATCATCAAACACATGAAAACCATCCATCAGAACTGTGTTTACCACTGTCCTACAGCTGCTCAG GAGGCAGTAGCTTGTGGATTTGAGAGAGAATACCAGCTGTTTGGGACTCCAGAGAGCTACTTCCAGCAGCTGCCTGCGATGTTGCagcagaagaggaagaagctgGCTTTGTGTCTGGAGAGTGTGGGTTTGCAGCCCATCATGCCAGAAGGAGGATATTTTATGATCGCAGACATCTCCTCTGTCA AGGTGGACTTAAACGACCAGAGCACTAAGGATGAACCCAATGACTTCAGATTTGTTAAGTGGTTAACTAAAGAGAAG GGTTTAGCAACAATCCCCGTCTCTGCATTCTACAGTCCAGAGCACAGCAAGGAGTTTGACAAATACATCCGATTCTGTTTCGTCAAG GAGGACTCCACCCTGGATGCAGCAGAGGACATCTTGATTAAGTGGAGTCAGGGACAGTAA
- the kyat1 gene encoding kynurenine--oxoglutarate transaminase 1 isoform X2 has product MGIIRKLAANITLTPQSSIRNHHKIIMSRRLNARRTEGVDKNVWVEFTKLAADYKVVNLGQGFPDFSPPKFVQEAFCKAVSGGPQMHQYTQAFGHPPLVKSLAKFFSRIVGHEIDPLEDVLVTVGAYQALFCAFQALIDEGNEVIIVEPFFNCYQPMVKMVGGKAVYVPLRPKVEGSAVLSSGDWVLSAEELASKFTPRTKAIVINTPNNPLGKVYKTEELQMIADLCIKHDVLCISDEVYEWLTYDGNKHVKIASLPGMWERTITIGSGGKTFSATGWKVGWVISSGHIIKHMKTIHQNCVYHCPTAAQEAVACGFEREYQLFGTPESYFQQLPAMLQQKRKKLALCLESVGLQPIMPEGGYFMTADISSVKVDLNDQSTKDEPNDFRFVKWLTKEKGLATLPVSVFYSPEHSKEFDNYIRFCFVKEDSTLDAAEDILIKWSQGQ; this is encoded by the exons ATGGGAATAATCAGGAAGCTTGCCGCTAATATAACGTTAACTCCTCAGAGTTCAATTAGAAACCATCATAAG ataATAATGTCACGACGACTTAatgcacgcagaactgaaggtgTCGATAAAAATGTTTG GGTGGAATTCACAAAACTGGCAGCCGACTACAAAGTGGTGAACCTTGGACAAGGATTTCCTGACTTCTCCCCTCCCAAGTTTGTCCAGGAG GCTTTTTGTAAAGCTGTGAGTGGAGGACCCCAAATGCACCAGTATACCCAAGCTTTT GGCCATCCTCCTCTTGTAAAAAGTCTGGCTAAATTCTTCAGTAGGATTGTGGGACATGAGATTGATCCTCTTGAAGACGTCCTGGTCACAGTTGGAGCTTATCAGGCTCTCTTCTGTGCATTTCAAGCTCTGATTGATGAAGGGAATGAG GTCATAATTGTTGAACCGTTTTTTAACTGCTACCAGCCAATGGTGAAGATGGTTGGAGGAAAGGCAGTTTATGTGCCTCTGAGGCCA AAAGTTGAGGGAAGTGCTGTCCTGTCAAGTGGAGATTGGGTTCTTTCTGCTGAGGAGCTGGCCAGTAAATTCACTCCACGCACAAAAGCCATTGTTATCAACACTCCCAACAACCCACTGGGCAAG GTTTACAAGACTGAAGAGCTCCAAATGATTGCTGATCTGTGTATCAAACATGACGTGCTGTGCATCAGTGATGAGGTGTACGAGTGGCTGACttatgatggaaacaagcaTGTAAAGATAG CCAGCCTTCCTGGCATGTGGGAACGAACCATCACCattggcagtggtggaaagaCCTTCAGTGCTACTGGCTGGAAG gttGGCTGGGTCATCAGCTCTGGGCATATCATCAAACACATGAAAACCATCCATCAGAACTGTGTTTACCACTGTCCTACAGCTGCTCAG GAGGCAGTAGCTTGTGGATTTGAGAGAGAATACCAGCTGTTTGGGACTCCAGAGAGCTACTTCCAGCAGCTGCCTGCGATGTTGCagcagaagaggaagaagctgGCTTTGTGTCTGGAGAGTGTGGGTTTGCAGCCCATCATGCCAGAAGGAGGATATTTTATGACTGCAGACATCTCCTCTGTCA AGGTGGACTTAAACGACCAGAGCACTAAGGATGAACCCAATGACTTCAGATTTGTTAAGTGGCTAACTAAAGAGAAG GGTTTAGCAAcactccctgtctctgtcttctaCAGTCCAGAGCACAGCAAGGAGTTTGACAACTACATCCGATTCTGTTTCGTCAAG GAGGACTCCACCCTGGATGCAGCAGAGGACATCTTGATTAAGTGGAGTCAGGGACAGTAA
- the kyat1 gene encoding kynurenine--oxoglutarate transaminase 1 isoform X3, whose protein sequence is MSRRLNARRTEGVDKNVWVEFTKLAADYKVVNLGQGFPDFSPPKFVQEAFCKAVSGGPQMHQYTRAFGHPPLVKSLAKFFSRIVGHEIDPLEDVLVTVGAYQALFCAFQALIDEGDEVIIVEPFFDCYQPMVKMVGGKAVYVPLRPKVEGSAVLSSGDWVLSAEELASKFTPRTKAIVINTPNNPLGKVYKTEELQMIADLCIKHDVLCISDEVYEWLTYDGNKHVKIASLPGMWERTITIGSGGKTFSATGWKVGWVISSGHIIKHMKTIHQNCVYHCPTAAQEAVACGFEREYQLFGTPESYFQQLPAMLQQKRKKLALCLESVGLQPIMPEGGYFMIADISSVKVDLNDQSTKDEPNDFRFVKWLTKEKGLATIPVSAFYSPEHSKEFDKYIRFCFVKEDSTLDAAEDILIKWSQGQ, encoded by the exons ATGTCACGACGACTTAatgcacgcagaactgaaggtgTCGATAAAAATGTTTG GGTGGAATTCACAAAACTGGCAGCCGACTACAAAGTGGTGAACCTTGGACAAGGATTTCCTGACTTCTCCCCTCCCAAGTTTGTCCAGGAGGCTTTTTGTAAAGCTGTGAGTGGAGGACCTCAAATGCACCAGTATACCCGAGCTTTT GGCCATCCTCCTCTTGTAAAAAGTCTGGCTAAATTCTTCAGTAGGATTGTGGGACATGAGATTGATCCTCTTGAAGACGTCCTGGTCACAGTTGGAGCTTATCAGGCTCTCTTCTGTGCATTTCAAGCTCTGATTGATGAAGGGGATGAG GTCATAATTGTTGAACCGTTCTTTGACTGCTACCAGCCAATGGTGAAGATGGTTGGAGGAAAGGCAGTTTATGTGCCTCTGAGGCCA AAAGTTGAGGGAAGTGCTGTCCTGTCAAGTGGAGATTGGGTTCTTTCTGCTGAGGAGCTGGCCAGTAAATTCACTCCACGCACAAAAGCCATTGTTATCAACACTCCCAACAACCCACTGGGCAAG GTTTACAAGACTGAAGAGCTCCAAATGATTGCTGATCTGTGTATCAAACATGACGTGCTGTGCATCAGTGATGAGGTGTACGAGTGGCTGACttatgatggaaacaagcaTGTAAAGATAG CCAGCCTTCCTGGCATGTGGGAACGAACCATCACCattggcagtggtggaaagaCCTTCAGTGCTACTGGCTGGAAG gttGGCTGGGTCATCAGCTCTGGGCATATCATCAAACACATGAAAACCATCCATCAGAACTGTGTTTACCACTGTCCTACAGCTGCTCAG GAGGCAGTAGCTTGTGGATTTGAGAGAGAATACCAGCTGTTTGGGACTCCAGAGAGCTACTTCCAGCAGCTGCCTGCGATGTTGCagcagaagaggaagaagctgGCTTTGTGTCTGGAGAGTGTGGGTTTGCAGCCCATCATGCCAGAAGGAGGATATTTTATGATCGCAGACATCTCCTCTGTCA AGGTGGACTTAAACGACCAGAGCACTAAGGATGAACCCAATGACTTCAGATTTGTTAAGTGGTTAACTAAAGAGAAG GGTTTAGCAACAATCCCCGTCTCTGCATTCTACAGTCCAGAGCACAGCAAGGAGTTTGACAAATACATCCGATTCTGTTTCGTCAAG GAGGACTCCACCCTGGATGCAGCAGAGGACATCTTGATTAAGTGGAGTCAGGGACAGTAA
- the spout1 gene encoding putative methyltransferase C9orf114 homolog isoform X1: protein MVSACKNVYRRCSEKTENCSLSAICSFLQPEERLDWKKRKAERNEAKKQTKEAKLIKQLEKQKQQDTADGENLEQSQNKKGRAYTVSVALPGSVLDNAQSTELRTYLAGQIARACVVFCVDEIVVFDEQGEDVKSVEGEFKGVGKKGHACIQLARILQYLECPQYLRKWFFPKHKDLQYAGLLNPLDSPHHMRIDDESEYREGIVLDRPIKQGKGSLVNCGMRKDVRIDKQLQSGLRVTVKLSKTQSPESKICKGAVVAPHLPRTEAGLYWGYSVRLASCLSAVFTESPYDEGYDLTIGTSERGSSVDQTTLSPFKHLLVVFGGLQGLEASVDTDQNLEVTDPSVLFDLYLNTCPDQGSRTIRTEEAILVSMAGLRQKITAAFASNGSLNN from the exons ATGGTGAGTGCGTGTAAAAATGTCTACCGGCGTTGCAGCGAAAAGACTGAAAATTGTAGCCTCTCAG CTATTTGTTCATTTTTACAGCCTGAGGAGAGACTGGactggaaaaaaaggaaagcagAAA GAAATGAGGCTAAGAAGCAAACTAAAGAAGCCAAGCTGATTAAACAGTTAGAAAAGCAGAAACAGCAAGACACCGCAGATGGAGAGAACCTTGAACAAagccaaaacaaaaaag GTCGGGCTTACACAGTGAGCGTGGCTCTGCCAGGTTCTGTCCTGGATAACGCTCAGTCCACTGAACTTCGTACGTACCTGGCCGGACAGATCGCCCGAGCCTGTGTGGTGTTCTGTGTCGATGAGATTGTTGTGTTTGATGAACAAGGGGAAGATGTTAA GAGCGTTGAAGGAGAATTTAAAGGTGTTGGGAAGAAAGGACATGCTTGTATTCAGCTCGCCAGAATTCTTCAGTACCTGGAATGTCCACA GTATCTGCGCAAGTGGTTTTTCCCAAAGCATAAAGATTTACAGTATGCAG GTTTGCTCAACCCTTTAGACAGTCCTCACCACATGAGGATAGATGATGAATCAGAATACCGAGAAGGAATAGTCCTCGACAGGCCGATCAAACAAGGAAAAGGATCATTGGTCAACTGTGGAATGAGAAAG GATGTTCGGATTGATAAGCAGCTGCAGTCTGGACTTCGAGTCACAGTAAAGCTCAGTAAAACACAGAGTCCAG AGAGCAAAATATGTAAAGGTGCGGTGGTGGCTCCTCATCTGCCCAGGACTGAAGCAGGTCTCTACTGGGGTTACAGTGTTCGCCTGGCATCTTGCCtca GCGCAGTTTTCACTGAAAGTCCATATGACGAAGGATATGATCTGACTATTGGCACCTCAGAGAGAGGCAGCAGCGTGGACCAAACAACACTGTCACCATTCAA GCATCTTTTGGTCGTTTTTGGAGGTCTTCAGGGATTGGAGGCCAGTGTAGATACTGACCAAAACCTGGAAGTGACTGATCCCAGTGTTTTGTTTGACCTTTACCTCAACACATGCCCCGATCAGGGCAGCAGGACCATTCGCACAGAG GAGGCCATCTTAGTTTCCATGGCGGGGCTGAGACAGAAGATCACAGCTGCCTTTGCTTCCAATGGTTCATTAAATAATTAG
- the spout1 gene encoding putative methyltransferase C9orf114 homolog isoform X2, with translation MSTGVAAKRLKIVASQPEERLDWKKRKAERNEAKKQTKEAKLIKQLEKQKQQDTADGENLEQSQNKKGRAYTVSVALPGSVLDNAQSTELRTYLAGQIARACVVFCVDEIVVFDEQGEDVKSVEGEFKGVGKKGHACIQLARILQYLECPQYLRKWFFPKHKDLQYAGLLNPLDSPHHMRIDDESEYREGIVLDRPIKQGKGSLVNCGMRKDVRIDKQLQSGLRVTVKLSKTQSPESKICKGAVVAPHLPRTEAGLYWGYSVRLASCLSAVFTESPYDEGYDLTIGTSERGSSVDQTTLSPFKHLLVVFGGLQGLEASVDTDQNLEVTDPSVLFDLYLNTCPDQGSRTIRTEEAILVSMAGLRQKITAAFASNGSLNN, from the exons ATGTCTACCGGCGTTGCAGCGAAAAGACTGAAAATTGTAGCCTCTCAG CCTGAGGAGAGACTGGactggaaaaaaaggaaagcagAAA GAAATGAGGCTAAGAAGCAAACTAAAGAAGCCAAGCTGATTAAACAGTTAGAAAAGCAGAAACAGCAAGACACCGCAGATGGAGAGAACCTTGAACAAagccaaaacaaaaaag GTCGGGCTTACACAGTGAGCGTGGCTCTGCCAGGTTCTGTCCTGGATAACGCTCAGTCCACTGAACTTCGTACGTACCTGGCCGGACAGATCGCCCGAGCCTGTGTGGTGTTCTGTGTCGATGAGATTGTTGTGTTTGATGAACAAGGGGAAGATGTTAA GAGCGTTGAAGGAGAATTTAAAGGTGTTGGGAAGAAAGGACATGCTTGTATTCAGCTCGCCAGAATTCTTCAGTACCTGGAATGTCCACA GTATCTGCGCAAGTGGTTTTTCCCAAAGCATAAAGATTTACAGTATGCAG GTTTGCTCAACCCTTTAGACAGTCCTCACCACATGAGGATAGATGATGAATCAGAATACCGAGAAGGAATAGTCCTCGACAGGCCGATCAAACAAGGAAAAGGATCATTGGTCAACTGTGGAATGAGAAAG GATGTTCGGATTGATAAGCAGCTGCAGTCTGGACTTCGAGTCACAGTAAAGCTCAGTAAAACACAGAGTCCAG AGAGCAAAATATGTAAAGGTGCGGTGGTGGCTCCTCATCTGCCCAGGACTGAAGCAGGTCTCTACTGGGGTTACAGTGTTCGCCTGGCATCTTGCCtca GCGCAGTTTTCACTGAAAGTCCATATGACGAAGGATATGATCTGACTATTGGCACCTCAGAGAGAGGCAGCAGCGTGGACCAAACAACACTGTCACCATTCAA GCATCTTTTGGTCGTTTTTGGAGGTCTTCAGGGATTGGAGGCCAGTGTAGATACTGACCAAAACCTGGAAGTGACTGATCCCAGTGTTTTGTTTGACCTTTACCTCAACACATGCCCCGATCAGGGCAGCAGGACCATTCGCACAGAG GAGGCCATCTTAGTTTCCATGGCGGGGCTGAGACAGAAGATCACAGCTGCCTTTGCTTCCAATGGTTCATTAAATAATTAG